The genomic region GTGCAAAATTTATTGCGGAAAATTTTCTTGAAAATGTGGTCTGTTACAACGAAGTTCGCGGAATGTACGGCTTTACCGGAACATTTAAAGGCAAAAGAGTTTCGGTTCAAGGAACAGGCATGGGGCAGCCGTCCTTATCCATTTATGCAACCGAATTGTTTAAATTTTACGATGTGCAAAAAGCGATAAGGGTGGGAACGGCAGGCGCGATCCAAGAAGATACACAGATAAGAGATACCGTTTTGGCGAGCGCCGCATGTTCTGATTCCTCGCTGATCACGCAGCGTTTCGGGAACCTTCATTTTGCACCCTCTGCAGACTTTGACCTTCTTTCCAAGGCTGCCGCCTTTGCAAAAGAAATGAATATACGCTACCAAGTGGGCGCCTGCGCTTCGAGCGACCTTTTTTACGACGACAACGATAATTGGAAAATTTGGGCAAAATACGGAGTTCTTGCCGTAGAGATGGAAGCTGCGGAATTATATACGCTTGCGGCGAAATTCGGCCGCAAGGCGCTCGCGATCCTCACTATAAGCGATCACATATTGAAAGGCGGTGAAACTTCTGCAAAAGAGCGTGAAACCACATTTTCCAATATGATAAACATTGCTCTGAACGCCATTACCGCTTAAACCTTTAATGTTACTGTACATAGAAAATCTAAGAAAACGGCAGAAGGAAACAGCCGAATGAAGCGGCCGATTGATTTTTATGGAACGATCGGCT from Treponema parvum harbors:
- the deoD gene encoding purine-nucleoside phosphorylase; amino-acid sequence: MSTHINAKEGDIAPAVLLPGDPLRAKFIAENFLENVVCYNEVRGMYGFTGTFKGKRVSVQGTGMGQPSLSIYATELFKFYDVQKAIRVGTAGAIQEDTQIRDTVLASAACSDSSLITQRFGNLHFAPSADFDLLSKAAAFAKEMNIRYQVGACASSDLFYDDNDNWKIWAKYGVLAVEMEAAELYTLAAKFGRKALAILTISDHILKGGETSAKERETTFSNMINIALNAITA